One stretch of Nomascus leucogenys isolate Asia chromosome 9, Asia_NLE_v1, whole genome shotgun sequence DNA includes these proteins:
- the RFC3 gene encoding replication factor C subunit 3 isoform X1, which yields MSLWVDKYRPCSLGRLDYHKEQAAQLRNLVQCGDFPHLLVYGPSGAGKKTRIMCILRELYGVGVEKLRIEHQTITTPSKKKIEISTIASNYHLEVNPSDAGNSDRVVIQEMLKTVAQSQQLETNSQRDFKVVLLTEVDKLTKDAQHALRRTMEKYMSTCRLILCCNSTSKVIPPIRSRCLAVRVPAPSIEDICHVLSTVCKKEGLNLPSQLAHRLAEKSCRNLRKALLMCEACRVQQYPFTADQEIPETDWEVYLRETANAIVSQQTPQRLLEVRGRLYELLTHCIPPEIIMKGLLSELLHNCDGQLKGEVAQMAAYYEHRLQLGSKAIYHLEAFVAKFMALYKKFMEDGLEGMMF from the exons ATGAGCCTCTGGGTGGACAAGTATCGGCCCTGCTCCTTGGGACGGCTGGACTATCACAAGGAGCAGGCGGCCCAGCTGCGCAACCTG gttcAGTGTGGtgactttcctcatctgttagTGTATGGACCATCAGGTGCTGGGAAAAAGACAAGAATTATGTGTATTCTACGTGAACTTTATGGTGTTGGAGTGGAAAAATTGAGAATCGAACATCAGACCATCACA actccatctaaaaaaaaaattgaaattagcaCCATTGCAAGTAACTACCACCTTGAAGTTAATCCTAG tGATGCTGGAAATAGTGACcgagtagtcattcaggagaTGTTGAaaacagtggcacaatcacagcaaCTTGAAACAAACTCTCAAAGGGATTTTAAAG TGGTATTATTGACAGAAGTTGACAAACTCACCAAAGATGCTCAGCATGCCTTGCGAAGAACCATGGAAAAATATATGTCTACCTGCAGATTGATCTTGTGCTGCAATTCTACATCTAAAGTGATCCCACCTATTCGTAGTAGGTGCTTGGCGGTTCGTGTGCCTGCTCCCAGCATTGAAGAT atttGCCACGTGTTATCTACTGTGTGCAAGAAGGAAGGTCTAAATCTTCCTTCACAACTGGCTCATAGACTTGCAGAGAAGTCTTGTAGAAATCTCAGAAAAGCCCTGCTTATGTGTGAAGCCTGCAGAGTGCAACA ATATCCTTTTACTGCAGATCAAGAAATCCCTGAGACAGATTGGGAGGTGTATCTGAGGGAGACTGCAAATGCTATTGTCAGTCAGCAAACTCCACAAAG GCTCCTTGAAGTTCGTGGAAGGCTGTATGAGCTTCTAACTCATTGTATTCCTCCTGAGATAATAATGAAG ggCCTTCTCTCAGAACTGTTACATAATTGTGATGGACAACTGAAAGGGGAGGTGGCCCAAATGGCAGCTTATTATGAACATCGTCTACAGCTGGGTAGCAAAGCCATTTATCACTTGGAAGCGTTTGTGGCCAAATTCATGGCACTTTATAAGAAGTTCATGGAGGATGGATTGGAAGGCATGATGTTCTGA
- the RFC3 gene encoding replication factor C subunit 3 isoform X2, translating to MSLWVDKYRPCSLGRLDYHKEQAAQLRNLVQCGDFPHLLVYGPSGAGKKTRIMCILRELYGVGVEKLRIEHQTITTPSKKKIEISTIASNYHLEVNPSDAGNSDRVVIQEMLKTVAQSQQLETNSQRDFKVVLLTEVDKLTKDAQHALRRTMEKYMSTCRLILCCNSTSKVIPPIRSRCLAVRVPAPSIEDICHVLSTVCKKEGLNLPSQLAHRLAEKSCRNLRKALLMCEACRVQQYPFTADQEIPETDWEVYLRETANAIVSQQTPQRLLEVRGRLYELLTHCIPPEIIMKAGKQESRSCDIF from the exons ATGAGCCTCTGGGTGGACAAGTATCGGCCCTGCTCCTTGGGACGGCTGGACTATCACAAGGAGCAGGCGGCCCAGCTGCGCAACCTG gttcAGTGTGGtgactttcctcatctgttagTGTATGGACCATCAGGTGCTGGGAAAAAGACAAGAATTATGTGTATTCTACGTGAACTTTATGGTGTTGGAGTGGAAAAATTGAGAATCGAACATCAGACCATCACA actccatctaaaaaaaaaattgaaattagcaCCATTGCAAGTAACTACCACCTTGAAGTTAATCCTAG tGATGCTGGAAATAGTGACcgagtagtcattcaggagaTGTTGAaaacagtggcacaatcacagcaaCTTGAAACAAACTCTCAAAGGGATTTTAAAG TGGTATTATTGACAGAAGTTGACAAACTCACCAAAGATGCTCAGCATGCCTTGCGAAGAACCATGGAAAAATATATGTCTACCTGCAGATTGATCTTGTGCTGCAATTCTACATCTAAAGTGATCCCACCTATTCGTAGTAGGTGCTTGGCGGTTCGTGTGCCTGCTCCCAGCATTGAAGAT atttGCCACGTGTTATCTACTGTGTGCAAGAAGGAAGGTCTAAATCTTCCTTCACAACTGGCTCATAGACTTGCAGAGAAGTCTTGTAGAAATCTCAGAAAAGCCCTGCTTATGTGTGAAGCCTGCAGAGTGCAACA ATATCCTTTTACTGCAGATCAAGAAATCCCTGAGACAGATTGGGAGGTGTATCTGAGGGAGACTGCAAATGCTATTGTCAGTCAGCAAACTCCACAAAG GCTCCTTGAAGTTCGTGGAAGGCTGTATGAGCTTCTAACTCATTGTATTCCTCCTGAGATAATAATGAAG